The Alphaproteobacteria bacterium genome contains the following window.
GCCTAACGAATGAAAGGGACTTCCCCGTCCCGAGGTAGCGGCGGAAGCCGCGAACGGCAACAAGTGCCATGATGGAGTTTGGTCATTTCATCAACACCGCGAAAGGGGAAGTCCATGAACATTATCACCGTAGGAATCGATCTCGCCAAGAACGTATTTGCCGTGCACGGCGTCAATGATAGCGGCAAGCCGGTGCTGGTCAAGCCGAAAGTGCCGCGCGCGGAATTGCTGTCGCTGATCGCCAACTTGCCGCCGTGCCTGATCGGCATGGAAGCCTGCTCCGGCGCACACCACTGGGCGCGGCAGTTCAGGCAGTACGGCCACACCGTCAAACTGATGGCGCCGAAGTTCGTCGCGCCCTACCGCATGACCGGCAGGCGCGGCAAGAACGATGCGGCGGACGCTGCCGCCATCTGCGAGGCCGTCACGCGCCCCAACATGCTTTTCGTCCCGGTCAAGGAAGAACACCAGCAGATCATTCTGTGTCTGCATCGCACCCGGCAGGGATTCGTCGAAGAGCGCACCGCCAGCTACAACCGCCTGCGCGGCCTGATAACCGAATTTGGCATCGTCCTGCCGCAGAAAGTCACCTGCCTGCGCCGCGAGATCGGCGCACACCTGGAAGACCTGCCGGGCTACGCCAACCTGTGCGTGGGCGATTTGCTGGCGCATGCCGACGAACTCGACAAGCGCATCGAAGAGTACGACCGCGCCATCGCCAAAGCCGCCCGCGACGACGCGCGCAGCAAGAGGTTGATGCGGCTCCCCGGCATCGGCCCGGTCACCGCCAGCGCATTGCTGGCCAGCATCGGCGGCGGCCATGACTTTAGCAGCGGACGCCAGGTGGCCGCGTGGATCGGACTGGTGCCGGGACAACACAGCAGCGGCGGCAAGGCGCGGCTGGGGCGGATCACCAAGGCCGGGGATAACTACCTGCGCAGCTTGCTCGTGATGGGCGCACGGGCGGTGCTCAACAGTCTGGGCGACAAGCAGGATCGTTTCAGCCGCTGGGCCAGATCATTGCAGGAGAGGCGCGGCTACTGGCGCGCAGTGATCGCCATCGCGGCGAAGAACGCGCGGCTGGCGTGGGCGGTGTTGAAGTATGGGGAAGATTTCAAACTGGAGTTGATCAAAGAGTGAAAACCAAAACCGTCTGCCAAAGAAAAGAAAACTGAAAGGAATATACGCGCCGCCGGGCGGCGACTAAAGAATCACCGATGCACTGCAGCGTTGATGT
Protein-coding sequences here:
- a CDS encoding IS110 family transposase, giving the protein MNIITVGIDLAKNVFAVHGVNDSGKPVLVKPKVPRAELLSLIANLPPCLIGMEACSGAHHWARQFRQYGHTVKLMAPKFVAPYRMTGRRGKNDAADAAAICEAVTRPNMLFVPVKEEHQQIILCLHRTRQGFVEERTASYNRLRGLITEFGIVLPQKVTCLRREIGAHLEDLPGYANLCVGDLLAHADELDKRIEEYDRAIAKAARDDARSKRLMRLPGIGPVTASALLASIGGGHDFSSGRQVAAWIGLVPGQHSSGGKARLGRITKAGDNYLRSLLVMGARAVLNSLGDKQDRFSRWARSLQERRGYWRAVIAIAAKNARLAWAVLKYGEDFKLELIKE